The Coffea arabica cultivar ET-39 chromosome 4e, Coffea Arabica ET-39 HiFi, whole genome shotgun sequence genome includes a window with the following:
- the LOC113741742 gene encoding uncharacterized protein yields MASLHLCYLMIFFSVLGSVLVASLEDTLSDSDTLLRIKSELEDPVGVLENWTPGTNFCNWNGVACSNDQVNIVSLNLSGSGLIGSVSPQLSQLSSLQILDLSMNSLTGMVPPDLGKLQELRQLLLFANSFSGIIPAEIGLLKKLQVMRIGDNLLTGQVIPEIGNLTELRVLGLAYCQFNGSIPKEIGNLKHLKALDLQENDLDGPIPPEIGSCTDLQDFAASNNRLEGKIPASIGSLESLEILNLANNSLSGGIPTKFGSKLQYLNLHGNELDGQIPVELNQLSQLEVLDLSENKLSGLINLSNSQLKNLQALALSDNFLTGGIPGSLCIPDSKFQQLFLARNNLSGSFPMQILNCSSLQQLDLSGNNFQGSLPSSLERLEKLTDLLLNNNSFSGTLSPEIGNMSNLVSFYLFDNMITGAIPLEIGKLQSLSIIYLYDNQMSGSIPMELTNCSSLIEIDFSGNRFSGSIPATIGRLKNLSFLLLRQNDLSGSIPPSLGYCQKLQKLTLADNKLSGTLPPTFRFLSQLIMLSLYNNSFEGPLPESLSLLKNLGIVNLSHNRFSGTLSPLSGSNSLTLLDLTNNSFSGLIPSTLAMSKNLTRLRLANNILTGSIPPHLGQLKELYFLDLSSNNLSGELALELSGLKKLKHLLLNNNSFSGTVPTWLGSMEDLGELDLSFNKFNGTVPVELGNCSSLLKLSLGSNTLSGTIPSDIGNLTSLNVLNLQSNNLSGPIPPTIQQCKKLYELRLSENNLTGSIPSEIGTLTELQVILDLSKNSLSGEIPPSLGNLVKLERLNLSLNQLEGKVPSSLGQLSSLHRLNFSNNNLQGELPSTFSGFPLSSFLGNDKLCGPPLVSCLESARHGKKELSNTAVVGIIVAIVFTSTLICLALLYIMLRIWSNWREVSISCSETSGLEYKKGEEEWVYGEEIKSTEDYWEENTSPLGAFTKQADFSC; encoded by the coding sequence ATGGCCAGCCTGCATCTTTGTTATTTAATGATTTTCTTCTCAGTTCTTGGTTCTGTACTTGTAGCATCTCTAGAAGATACTTTATCTGACTCAGACACTCTTCTCAGAATAAAATCAGAACTTGAAGATCCAGTTGGAGTTCTTGAAAATTGGACTCCAGGGACTAACTTCTGCAACTGGAATGGGGTGGCATGCTCAAACGATCAAGTTAATATCGTCAGTCTGAATCTTTCAGGTTCAGGACTAATAGGTTCAGTATCTCCTCAACTGTCACAGCTCAGCTCTCTCCAAATTCTCGACTTGTCGATGAATTCTCTAACTGGAATGGTCCCACCTGATCTTGGTAAGCTTCAAGAGCTAAGGCAATTGCTGCTTTTCGCTAACTCTTTCTCTGGGATAATTCCTGCAGAGATTGGTCTTCTGAAGAAGTTGCAAGTTATGAGAATAGGAGATAACTTGTTAACTGGCCAAGTTATACCTGAAATCGGTAACTTGACTGAACTGAGAGTTCTGGGACTTGCATATTGCCAGTTCAATGGAAGCATACCAAAAGAAATTGGAAACTTGAAGCATTTGAAAGCTCTTGATTTGCAGGAGAACGATCTTGATGGTCCCATTCCACCCGAGATCGGTAGCTGTACTGACCTTCAGGACTTTGCAGCATCAAACAACAGACTTGAAGGAAAAATTCCTGCTTCAattggaagccttgagtcactTGAAATCCTCAACTTAGCCAACAACAGCCTCTCTGGGGGAATTCCGACCAAGTTTGGGTCCAAGTTGCAGTACCTGAACTTGCACGGGAATGAATTGGATGGCCAAATCCCGGTAGAGCTTAACCAATTAAGCCAGCTTGAGGTGCTTGACCTATCAGAAAATAAGCTTTCAGGGCTCATTAATCTATCCAATTCTCAGCTGAAAAATCTTCAGGCTTTAGCTCTATCTGATAATTTTTTGACTGGTGGCATTCCTGGAAGTCTCTGCATTCCTGATTCCAAATTTCAACAGCTTTTTCTGGCTCGAAATAATTTATCTGGTAGCTTTCCCATGCAGATACTGAATTGCTCGTCCCTTCAACAATTGGATCTATCGGGTAACAACTTTCAGGGATCATTACCTTCCAGCCTTGAAAGATTAGAGAAATTGACAGATCTTCTGCTCAACAATAACAGCTTTAGTGGAACTCTGTCTCCAGAGATTGGAAACATGAGCAACTTAGTTTCTTTTTATCTGTTTGACAACATGATTACAGGAGCAATCCCTCTTGAAATAGGAAAGCTTCAGAGCTTGAGCATTATCTATCTGTATGACAACCAGATGTCAGGAAGCATTCCGATGGAGCTAACAAACTGCAGCAGCTTAATTGAGATTGATTTCTCTGGAAACCGTTTCTCAGGTTCAATTCCTGCAACAATTGGAAGGCTAAAGAATCTGTCTTTTCTACTGCTGAGGCAGAATGACTTGTCAGGTTCAATACCACCAAGCCTAGGCTACTGCCAAAAGCTTCAAAAGTTGACCTTGGCTGACAACAAACTATCCGGAACATTGCCACCAACATTCAGATTCCTTTCCCAGCTGATCATGTTAAGCCTTTACAATAACTCATTTGAAGGTCCACTTCCAGAATCTCTTTCCCTTCTGAAAAACCTCGGGATTGTAAATCTTTCTCACAATAGATTTAGTGGAACCCTTTCTCCCTTGTCAGGTTCAAATTCTTTGACACTTCTAGACTTGACAAATAACAGTTTCTCAGGCCTAATTCCTTCTACTTTAGCCATGTCTAAAAACCTGACTCGTCTCCGACTTGCAAATAATATTCTCACTGGTAGCATTCCTCCTCATTTAGGCCAGCTCAAGGAGCTCTACTTCCTTGATTTGTCTTCCAATAATCTTTCAGGAGAGCTGGCACTTGAGCTTTCCGGTTTGAAAAAGCTTAAACACCTTCTCCTTAACAACAATTCCTTTTCAGGAACAGTTCCTACATGGTTAGGGAGTATGGAAGACCTTGGGGAACTAGATCTCTCATTCAATAAGTTCAATGGAACAGTGCCAGTAGAGCTTGGCAACTGTTCAAGCTTACTTAAACTCTCTCTCGGCAGCAATACCCTTTCTGGAACAATCCCATCTGACATTGGCAATCTTACGTCTCTGAATGTCCTGAATCTTCAAAGTAACAATCTTTCTGGTCCCATTCCACCAACCAtccaacaatgcaagaaactcTATGAGCTCAGGCTTTCTGAGAACAACTTAACCGGCTCGATACCATCAGAGATTGGCACCCTAACTGAACTACAAGTCATTTTAGACCTGAGCAAGAATTCCCTTTCTGGTGAAATCCCTCCATCTCTTGGAAATCTCGTGAAGTTAGAAAGACTAAACCTCTCTCTCAATCAACTAGAAGGAAAAGTTCCATCGTCACTTGGCCAACTCTCAAGTCTTCACAGGCTAAACTTCTCAAATAATAACCTCCAAGGGGAACTTCCATCAACTTTTTCAGGATTCCCACTAAGTTCTTTCTTAGGCAATGATAAGCTATGTGGCCCACCGCTAGTATCATGTCTGGAATCTGCACGACATGGGAAGAAAGAGCTGTCAAATACTGCAGTGGTTGGAATCATAGTGGCCATCGTCTTCACATCAACGCTCATTTGCTTGGCTTTGCTTTATATCATGCTAAGAATCTGGAGCAACTGGAGAGAAgtttcaatttcttgctcagaAACTAGTGGACTTGAATACAAAAAGGGAGAGGAAGAATGGGTGTATGGGGAAGAAATAAAGAGTACTGAAGACTACTGGGAAGAGAACACTTCGCCTCTTGGTGCCTTCACTAAACAAGCAGATTTCTCCTGTTAA
- the LOC113741568 gene encoding glycerophosphocholine acyltransferase 1-like isoform X3: protein MMHNKQIFAKRAEEHERFINKVTYLLSVLGFGTFCFLLGARPQDVPYAYCLLSIIFVPLRWIYYRYKKWHYYLLDFCYYANTLFLVMLLCFPRNEKFFMICFSFAEGPLAWALIVWRCSLAFNSFDKIVSVFIHLLSGNCAIDT, encoded by the exons ATGATGCATAATAAACAGATCTTTGCCAAACGGGCTGAAGAGCACGAAAGATTCATCAACAAG GTGACTTATTTGTTGAGTGTTCTTGGGTTTGGAACATTCTGCTTTCTGTTGGGTGCCA GGCCTCAAGATGTCCCTTATGCATATTGTTTGCTCTCTATCATATTTGTTCCTCTACGGTGGATTTATTATCGATACAAGAAATGGCATTATTATCTCTTG GACTTCTGCTACTACGCCAACACACTATTCTTGGTCATGCTTCTTTGTTTTCCTAGAAATGAGAAGTTTTTCATGATTTGCTTCTCTTTTGCAGAG GGTCCACTGGCTTGGGCACTGATTGTGTGGAGATGCAGCTTAGCCTTTAATTCTTTCGACAAAATTGTAAGCGTCTTCATACATCTTTTGTCTG GAAATTGTGCAATAGACACGTGA
- the LOC113741568 gene encoding glycerophosphocholine acyltransferase 1-like isoform X2, with amino-acid sequence MMHNKQIFAKRAEEHERFINKVTYLLSVLGFGTFCFLLGARPQDVPYAYCLLSIIFVPLRWIYYRYKKWHYYLLDFCYYANTLFLVMLLCFPRNEKFFMICFSFAEGPLAWALIVWRCSLAFNSFDKIVSVFIHLLSDCPMQGNCAIDT; translated from the exons ATGATGCATAATAAACAGATCTTTGCCAAACGGGCTGAAGAGCACGAAAGATTCATCAACAAG GTGACTTATTTGTTGAGTGTTCTTGGGTTTGGAACATTCTGCTTTCTGTTGGGTGCCA GGCCTCAAGATGTCCCTTATGCATATTGTTTGCTCTCTATCATATTTGTTCCTCTACGGTGGATTTATTATCGATACAAGAAATGGCATTATTATCTCTTG GACTTCTGCTACTACGCCAACACACTATTCTTGGTCATGCTTCTTTGTTTTCCTAGAAATGAGAAGTTTTTCATGATTTGCTTCTCTTTTGCAGAG GGTCCACTGGCTTGGGCACTGATTGTGTGGAGATGCAGCTTAGCCTTTAATTCTTTCGACAAAATTGTAAGCGTCTTCATACATCTTTTGTCTG ATTGCCCTATGCAAGGAAATTGTGCAATAGACACGTGA
- the LOC113741568 gene encoding glycerophosphocholine acyltransferase 1-like isoform X1, translated as MMHNKQIFAKRAEEHERFINKVTYLLSVLGFGTFCFLLGARPQDVPYAYCLLSIIFVPLRWIYYRYKKWHYYLLDFCYYANTLFLVMLLCFPRNEKFFMICFSFAEGPLAWALIVWRCSLAFNSFDKIVSVFIHLLSAKAAKIICGILDTVAKIPAASDVQIALCKEIVQ; from the exons ATGATGCATAATAAACAGATCTTTGCCAAACGGGCTGAAGAGCACGAAAGATTCATCAACAAG GTGACTTATTTGTTGAGTGTTCTTGGGTTTGGAACATTCTGCTTTCTGTTGGGTGCCA GGCCTCAAGATGTCCCTTATGCATATTGTTTGCTCTCTATCATATTTGTTCCTCTACGGTGGATTTATTATCGATACAAGAAATGGCATTATTATCTCTTG GACTTCTGCTACTACGCCAACACACTATTCTTGGTCATGCTTCTTTGTTTTCCTAGAAATGAGAAGTTTTTCATGATTTGCTTCTCTTTTGCAGAG GGTCCACTGGCTTGGGCACTGATTGTGTGGAGATGCAGCTTAGCCTTTAATTCTTTCGACAAAATTGTAAGCGTCTTCATACATCTTTTGTCTG CAAAAGCTGCAAAAATTATCTGTGGAATTCTTGATACGGTGGCCAAAATACCTGCCGCATCTGATGTTCAGATTGCCCTATGCAAGGAAATTGTGCAATAG